In one Sphingobium indicum B90A genomic region, the following are encoded:
- a CDS encoding FAD assembly factor SdhE, producing MNEDPRIRRLQFRAWHRGIKEADLAVGGFFDRYHAEWGEEELDWFERFIEEQDADIMAWALGTLPLPEQWRGPMWERFAKMDFVEIGKK from the coding sequence GTGAACGAAGACCCTCGCATCCGCCGCCTGCAATTCCGGGCCTGGCATCGCGGCATCAAGGAAGCGGACCTCGCGGTGGGCGGATTTTTCGATCGCTACCATGCGGAATGGGGCGAAGAGGAACTGGATTGGTTCGAACGGTTTATCGAGGAACAGGATGCCGACATCATGGCCTGGGCCCTGGGCACGCTGCCGCTGCCGGAACAATGGCGCGGGCCGATGTGGGAAAGGTTCGCGAAGATGGATTTCGTGGAGATCGGGAAGAAGTAG